Proteins co-encoded in one Ralstonia sp. RRA genomic window:
- a CDS encoding TonB-dependent receptor, producing MCALVSARLGVVAGVMAGAVAPAWAQSNTRMASTPVGELNPTVVTASRSEQPLSDALPHTTVVSRADIERSQAADAVTLLRREAGIEIAQNGGPGTNASLFMRGASSNQTLVLIDGVRVSSGTSGGAQIGQLMADQIDHIEIVRGNVSALYGSDAIGGVVQIFTRSGKGHAPLANAEIEYGARNTKRAQAGISGSLGEGGDTSFAVSVSEFKTNGFSTINPLQAPKANPNDNPYTNKSVSAQLSHRFSADWQAGLTYFQTWGDVSYDNAFGKPTDINIAHNVVRSMSAYVDGKVTQDWKTRLTLSQGDDRSLNFTNGVLQVPARFNTRNQTASWQNDWAFMPGQLLKVGLEHLQTSIDSDAYNVPTRNVDSGYIGYEGKFGPHQLQLNLRRDRYSDFGGANSYYAGYGFAFNPQWKAVASVSNAFRAPSFNELYYPFFGNPNLQPEKARSVEGGVEYSGAIGLVRMTVFETDYSNLITSVFDPVAGTFLAANVNRARVNGVETSYRGSIYGVDLRASFTMQNPQDLSANQLLSRRARHFGSVSAYKTFGPFSAGVEWNAAGDRQDSTKTLSGYGLLNLVGRYQITPDWALSARLENVTNKSYQLIYPYNTASRGVFFTLSWQQHEPKK from the coding sequence ATGTGCGCGCTTGTCAGCGCACGATTGGGGGTTGTTGCGGGGGTCATGGCAGGTGCAGTTGCACCGGCCTGGGCACAAAGCAATACACGGATGGCGAGCACGCCGGTGGGCGAACTGAACCCGACGGTGGTAACGGCTTCGCGTAGCGAGCAGCCCTTGTCGGATGCACTGCCGCACACGACGGTTGTCAGCCGCGCCGACATCGAGCGCTCGCAAGCCGCGGATGCGGTGACCCTGCTGCGCCGCGAGGCCGGCATCGAGATCGCGCAGAACGGCGGCCCCGGCACCAATGCCAGCCTCTTCATGCGCGGCGCCAGCTCCAACCAGACGCTGGTTCTGATCGACGGCGTGCGCGTGAGTTCCGGCACGTCGGGCGGCGCGCAGATCGGGCAACTGATGGCCGACCAGATCGACCACATCGAGATCGTGCGCGGCAACGTGTCTGCGCTGTACGGCTCGGATGCGATTGGCGGCGTGGTGCAGATCTTCACGCGCAGCGGCAAGGGGCACGCGCCGCTGGCCAATGCCGAGATCGAGTACGGCGCGCGCAACACCAAGCGTGCACAGGCCGGCATCAGCGGCTCGCTGGGCGAGGGCGGCGATACGTCGTTTGCGGTGTCGGTGTCGGAGTTCAAGACCAACGGCTTCTCGACCATCAATCCGCTGCAGGCGCCCAAGGCCAACCCAAACGACAACCCGTACACGAACAAGAGCGTGTCGGCGCAACTGTCGCATCGGTTCTCCGCGGACTGGCAGGCGGGCCTGACGTACTTCCAGACCTGGGGTGATGTCAGTTACGACAACGCCTTCGGCAAGCCGACCGACATCAACATCGCACACAACGTGGTGCGCTCGATGTCGGCCTACGTGGACGGCAAGGTGACGCAGGACTGGAAGACACGCCTGACGCTCTCGCAGGGGGATGACCGCAGCCTGAACTTCACCAACGGCGTGCTGCAGGTGCCTGCGCGCTTCAACACGCGCAACCAGACGGCGAGCTGGCAGAACGATTGGGCCTTCATGCCCGGTCAGTTGCTCAAGGTGGGCCTGGAGCATCTGCAGACGAGCATCGACAGCGATGCCTACAACGTGCCCACGCGCAATGTCGATTCCGGCTACATCGGCTATGAGGGCAAGTTCGGTCCGCATCAGCTGCAGTTGAACCTGCGTCGTGACCGCTACTCGGACTTCGGCGGTGCCAACAGCTACTACGCCGGTTACGGTTTCGCCTTCAACCCGCAGTGGAAGGCTGTGGCGAGCGTGAGCAACGCCTTCCGTGCGCCGAGCTTCAATGAACTGTATTACCCGTTCTTCGGCAACCCGAATCTGCAGCCCGAAAAGGCGCGTTCGGTGGAGGGCGGCGTGGAATACAGCGGCGCGATCGGCCTGGTGCGCATGACGGTGTTCGAGACGGACTACAGCAACCTGATCACCAGCGTGTTTGATCCGGTGGCAGGCACCTTCCTGGCAGCCAACGTGAACCGTGCGCGCGTGAACGGTGTCGAGACATCGTATCGGGGTTCGATCTATGGCGTGGATCTGCGTGCCAGCTTTACCATGCAGAACCCGCAGGATCTGTCGGCCAACCAGTTGCTGTCGCGCCGCGCGCGGCACTTCGGCAGCGTGTCGGCGTACAAGACCTTCGGGCCGTTCTCGGCGGGTGTTGAGTGGAATGCGGCGGGCGATCGCCAGGATTCCACCAAGACGCTCAGCGGCTATGGCCTGCTGAACCTGGTCGGCCGCTACCAGATCACGCCGGACTGGGCACTGTCGGCACGCCTTGAGAACGTGACGAACAAGAGCTACCAGTTGATCTATCCGTACAACACGGCATCGCGTGGGGTGTTCTTCACGCTGTCGTGGCAACAGCACGAGCCGAAGAAGTAA